TCCGCCACGGCCTGGCCGGGCGTCTCGGTCTCGCGGTAGCTGGGCGGGAAGGCATCGCGCCATTGCGCGAGGGCGGCGCCGGCCGCGGCCTCGCCGCGCTCCTCCACCAGCACGTCGGTCAGCCGGTCGCCGAAGCTGCGCGCGGCCTGGGCGACGGCGGCCTCCAGCGCGGCGTGGTCGGGGACCAGGGCGGTGCCGGGATCGGTGCCGATGATGTAGTGCACCCGCGCGAGCGGCGCATCGCCGAGCGCGATGTAGAAGGCCGAAAGCCGCCCGCCATGCGCGCGCGCCAGCATCTCGCCCACGCGCGAGCGCAGCCGCGTGTCGAAGCCCTCGCGCGGCAGCCAGGCGATGACGGAGACGAAGCGGCCGAACGGGTCGGGCCGGAAGAACAGCGCGGGCCGCGGGCGGATGGAGAGGTCGAGCGCGATGCGCGCCCCTTCCAGGATTTCCGCCTCGCTCGCCTGGAAGAGTTCGTCGCGCGGCCAGGTGTCGAGGATGTTGCGCAGCGCGCGGCCGTCATGGCTGTAGGGCGAGACGCCGGCGGTGGCGAGGATGCGCTCCACCTTGCCGCGCAGCAGCGGGATGGAGCGCGGGTTGCGGTTGTAGGCGGCGGCGGCGAAGAGGCCGAGGAAGAGGCGCACGCCGGTCACGCGGCCGGCCGGATCCTGAATGCGCGTCGCGATCACGTCGGCATGCTGCGGCCGGTGGACCGTGCTGCGCATGTTGGCCTTGGCGACGGTGACGGCATGCGGCGCCGCGAAGGCGGCGCGCGCGCGCTCGGGCAGGGCGGGGAGGGCGGCCAGCGCGTCGAAGACGGGCAGGGCAGGGTCCGCCAGCAGGCCGAGATTCTCGGCCTCCAGGACCCGGACCTCGCCGCCCTCGACCACCAGGTGGCGATGGCCGAGCAGGACGAAATTGTCCTCGCGCAGCCAGGCCAGGAACTCGCCGTCCTCCGCCTCGCCTTGCATCTCCGAATCGGCCTGGTTCAGCAGGGCCATCATGGCCGGGAAGTCGCGGACGGCGACGCCCACGTCATGCAGCGCGCGGGCGAGGGCGGCCTCCACCTCCGGCCAGCCGTGATGCGGCCCCTGGGGCTCCATCCCCGGCAGGAGATGCCCCGCGCTGGCGCCGATGGTGACGCGCATCATGCTCTCGCGCGCCTCGCCCTCGCCCAGGGCCAGCAGCGCGCCCGTGGCATCGCGCGTGACCGGCAGGACGGGGTGGAGGAACTCGCGCACCACGCGGCCCTGGCGCGTGAGGGCGGCGAGGACGGAATCCACCAGGAAGGGCATGTCCCCCACGATGATCTCGGCCACGCCATGCGCGCCCCGGCCCGAGCCGGGGGGCGTCAGGCGCAGCTTCGCCTCGCCGGGGGCGCGCCGGGCGGCCAGGGCGGCGAGGGAGGCGGCGGCCTCGCGCAGCGATTCGGGCGGGCGGGCGGCGAGTTCCGCGGTCGGGATGGCGGCGTGCAGCGCCGGCAGCAGGGCGGCGGCGGCGGGTGGCAGACCCTCGCGGGCGGCGCGCAGCACCTCCTCCCGCACGGAATCCGGCGACTGGCTCATCGGGGCTTCTGGCATGGCGTCCTTCCTTGAGGGGGCAGCTTCCGGCTTTCCGCCCCCCGGGCGCAAGCATGGCGTGCGGGGATCGGCCGCACGGGCGTGGCATGCCGCATCCGGTTGGGTTAGGTTTTCGCCCATGACAATGACGCTCGCCCAATTGCTCGCGCCCATGCCGGTCGAGCAGTTCTTCGCCGAATACCATGACCGGCAGCCCCTCCACCTGAAGGGCGACCCGGCGAAATTCGCCGCCGTCTTCTCCTGGCGGCAGATCAACCGGCTGCTGGACATGACGCATGCCTGGTCCAGCCACTCGCTCCAGCTCGTGCTGGACGGCAAGCCCATACCGGCCGAGCAATACTGCACCCGCGCCACGGGCCGCGATTCGAACACCCAGCTCATGCAGCCGGTGACCGAGCGCGTGCGCGAATGGGTGCAGAAGGGCGCCAGCATCGTGATGAACGATGTGGACAGCCTGACGCCCGGCCTCGCCTCCGTCAGCCACGCGATCGAGAGCGCGGGCCTGGGGAAGGCACAGGCCAATGTCTACATCTCCTGGCAGAGCCACAAGGCCTTCCCCGCCCATTACGACACGCATGACGTCTGGGCCGTGCAGGTGGAGGGCGAGAAATACTGGAACATCTGGGAGGGCCGGGCGGAATGGCCGATCAGCCATCCGCTCTGGCGCAGCCAGGACCAGGCGCATCACGAGCAGCACAAGGGCAAGCTGCGCGCGAAGATCCTGATGAAGCCGGGCGACCTGCTCTACCTGCCGCGGGGCTGGTATCACGACGCCTTGGCCGAGGCGCCGGCCAGCGTGCACGTGGCCTATGGCGCGCATGCGCCGAACGGGATGGATGTGATGAACATCCTGCTGGAGCGCGTGCTGTATGAGGCCGTCTTCCGCCAGCCCCTGCCGCGGCAGGATGGCAGCGCGGCCGCGAAATTCGCCCTGACGCAGCGCGCCGGGCAGTTGGGCGCGCGCGTCGCCGAACTCGCAAAGGACCCCAAGGTGATGGCGGTGCTGGAGCAATATGTGGCCGACTTCCGCTTCCACCGCGGCGGCAATGACCTGCTCGCCTGGCGCGGCATGGCCGCCCCCGCCGCGGGTGGCGAGGATGCGGGCGATGGCGGCGCCTTCCGCGTCATCCCGGGCGGCGCGCGCCCCGTGCGGCGTGGCGCCGAATGGGTGCTGAAGGCCGCGGCCGGAACGATGCCGCTGAACCCGGCCGAGGCCGAGGCGGCGCAATGGCTGCTCGCCCGCCCCGACATCACCGAGGCTGAGCTGAAGCGCGCCCATCCGGCGGTGGAGGCGGCCGCGCTGCTCGGCCGCCTGCGCGAGGCCGGGCTGCTGGCCGCCACATGATCCGCCTCCTCGCCATCCTCATGCTGGTTTCCTCCCCCGCGCTGGCCCAGCTGCGCGACTTCTCCTGCGTCGGCGCCGAGCAGCTGCAGGACGGCGCCCTCTCGGTGGATTTTGCCCGCGGGGCCGACCGGCTGACGCCGGAGGCCAGTGCCGCCCTCGTGCCGCTGGCCGAGGAAGCGAAGACGATGCTGGACCGCAACATCTGCGTGCTGGGCTTCGCCGCCTCGCCCGAAGGTGGCGCGCAGACGGCGAGCCGCCTGGCCGCCCGGCGGGCCCGCGCGGTGGCACAGCAGCTCTCGCAGCTCGGCATCGAGCGCGACCGCATCCGGGCCGAGGCACGCACGCGCGGCTTCACGACGGAGCGCGAGCGGCGGGGCGTGGACCGCCGCGCCGGGGCGCGCGTCATCCTGTTGCCGCCCGCATGAAGATCTGGCCCCTCCTGCTGCTCCTGGCCTTTCCCGCCGCAGCGCAATTCGCCCCTCCGGCGCCGCTCGCCCCGCCGTTCTACGACCTTGGCACGGTGACGCTCCGCAACGCGACGACCCTGCCCATCAGTCAGTTCTTTCTCTGGAATCAGGGCTTTACGGCGGAGGGCGAGGAACGGCTCGGTGGCCAGGCGTTGCCCGCTGGCGGCGGGCGCCAATTGACGCTGGGCATGGGGCAGTGCGGCGTCTCCCTGCGCGCCGTCTTTGCCGACGGCAGCGAGCAGAGGATCCGGCTGGTCCAGCTTTGCGGCGCGGGCGAGCTTGTGATCGAGGCAGGCACGCCCGTGACCGCCCGGGTCATTCCGCGATGACGCTTCCCCTGCGCCGCATGCTGCTGGTCTTCCTCCTGGCCGGCTCTCCCGTCTTCGCGCAGCCAGCCGACAAGCCCGCGCGGCCGCAGGCGCCTGCGGCGCAGGACAGGAACATCCTGCTGCGCAACAACTCGGAGAGCGTGCTGCGCGAGCTCTATCTCTGGAACGGCCCGCCGCGCGAAACCGGGCCGGACCGCCTGGGTGCCGATGTGGTCCGCCCCGGCGCCAGCTTCGCGCTGCGCCTCGGCCGTGGCCCCTGCCAGATGGAGATGCGCGCCGTCTTCGAGGATGGCAGCGCCGAGATGCGCAGCGGCGTGGAGGTCTGCACCCAGCGGGAACTGGTGCTGGATGACCGCAACACCCGCGCGGTCGAGGTGGTGAACAACACGGATGTGGAGCTGATGCAGCTCTTCCTCGCGCGCCCCGGCGTGGTGGGGCCGGACCGGCTGGGTGCCGCGACCGTGCCGGGCAGCGACAGCTTCAACCTCCGCCTGCGCGGCGAGACGGAATGCCGCTTCGAGGCGCGCGCCGTCTTCCGCGGCGCCCCGGCCGAGACGCGGCAGCAGGTGGACCTCTGCGCCAGCCCGCGCATCGTCTTCGGCGATGCCTCGGTGCCGCTGCGCGAGGTGACCGTGGCCAACCGCACGCGCCGCGTGCTGCGCGAACTCTACGCCACCACGGGCGAGGCCTGGGGCGCCGACCGGCTGGGTGCGACGGTGCTCAATCCCGGCCAGAGCTTCCTGCTGCGTATCCGGAACCCCGCTTGCCGCATGCGGCTGCGCGCCGTCTTCGCCGACAACCCGGTGGAGGAGCGCACGGAGGTGGATATCTGCGGGGGCGAGCCCATCGCTTTCGCCCCGGCGCGGCGCGTCACGCTGGTGCACGCGCATGGCCGCGCGGTGCGCGAGGTCTATCTCTCCGCCGTGCAGGACAGCGACTGGGGCGAGAACCAGCTGGGCGAGCGGCCCATGGCGTCCGGCGAGCGGCGCGAACTGATGAGCGACATCCCCTGCGAGGCCGACCTGCGGATCGTCTTCGACAATGGCAATGCGGAGGAGGCGCGGAACATCAATATCTGCACCCGCGCCGAGATCACGCTGCGGCCGGGCTGGGTGCTGGAATGACGGCCCGGGGAGAGGCTTGCGGGCGGCGGGGCTCGAACCCGCACGGCCTTGCGGCCGAGGGTTTTTAAGACCCTTCCGTCTACCATTCCGGCACGCCCGCGCGGCCCTTCTATGCCACGCGTTGCAACCTCGCTCCAGCCCGGTTCAGCGGGCGCCGATCAGCCGCCGGCGGAGCCGGCCCGAGAGCCAGTCGATGGCGGCCACCATCAGCACCATCAGGATGATGATGAAGGCCACCTCGTCCCAATGGCGGACGCGGATCCGCTCGGCGATCTGCAGCCCGATGCCGCCCGCGCCGACGACGCCGAGGATGGTGGCCGAGCGGGTGTTGCTCTCGAAGAAATAAAGCGCATGGCCCAGCATGACGGGCGCCACCTGCGGCAGCAGGCCGAAGCGCATGATCAGCGTGGGCGAGCCGCCGGCCGCGGCGATCCCCTCGGCCTGCTTCTTCTCGGCATTCTCGATCGCCTCGGCATAGAGCTTGGCCAGCACGGCGATGTCGGCCGTCGCGATGGCCAGCACGCCGGCGAGCGGGCCCAGCCCCACCGCGCGCACATAGGCCAGCGCCCAGATCAGCTGGTCCACCCCGCGGAAGCCGTCGAAGACGCGGCGCAGCGAGAAGCGGAACAGCGTGTTCGTGACGACGTTGTTGGCGCCGAGGAAACCGAGCGGGACGGCGATCAGGGCCGCGATGAAGGTGCCAAGGAAGGCCATGGCCAGGCTCTCGGCCAGGCCCTGCAGGATCTCCACCCATTGCTCGCCGGGCGAGGGCGGGATCATCAGCCGGGTGATGACGAGCAGCCCCTCCAGCCCGTTCCACATGCGCCGGGGCGAGACGTCGAACCACCAGAGCGTGCCGATCAGCCAGGCGAGGAAGGCAAGGCCACCCAGCCAGCGCAGCGCGCGGCCCTGGGGCGTGGGGCCGAAGGCGCGCGGCATGCGGGCCTGCCAGGCGGCGACCTCGGCGGGGGGCATGCGTGCGCTCATGCCACGGCCTCGATGACACGGCGGCGGAGACGTTCGGAGAGCATGTCGATCACCATCACCGAGAGGATGATGAGGAGCAGGATGGCGCTGATCTCCTCGTAGTAGTTGAAGGAGATCACCTTGTAGAGCTCCTCGCCGATGCCGCCCGCGCCGACGAAGCCGATGACGCTGGCGGAGCGCAGATTGATCTCGAAGCGCAGCATCGCGTAGCTGAGCAGGTCGGGCAGGGCGGCGGGCAGGAGGGCGAAGCGGCAGGCCTCGCTCCAGGTGCCGCCCGCGGCGCGCACGCCATCCCAGGGGCGCATCTCCACATTCTCCATTGCATCCGCGAAGAGCTTGCCGAGCGCGCCCGCCGTGTGGAGCGCGATGGCGAGGATGCCGGCCAGGGCGCCCACGCCGAAGGCCCAGACGAAGATGAGCGCGAAGACGATCTCCGGCACGGTGCGCGTCGCTTCCAGGAAGCGGCGGGACAGCTGGTAGGCCCAGGCCGGCGCCCCGCTGTTCTTGGCCGCCGGGAAGGCCAGCAGCAGTGCGACGACGGCGCCGGCCAGCGTGGCGAGTGCCGCCATCTGCGCCGTCTCGAAGAGCAGCAGCGCCCAGGCGTCCAGGCGGTAGAACCAGAAGGCGAGGCTGCCTTCGGTGTCCACGCCGGCGAAGAGCTTGTCCCACTCCAGCGCCGGCGTGATGCGGGCGAAGTATTCGCCGATGCGCGGCACGCCGGCGGCCAGCGAGGCGGGGTAGAACTCGCTGGTCCAGGCGGCGAGCAACAGGCAGGCGGCCAGGATCAGCAGGCCGAGCAGCGTGGCCTGGCGGCGCTGGCGGCGCAGGTCACGGAAGGCGGCCTCCTGCGCCGCGACGGCGGGCGAGGGCATCAGGAGCGCCGCCGCCGCGCGGCGGCTTCCTCGCGCCGCATCTCGACGAAGACCTCGTAGTCGGCATGGCGCACCTCGCGGAAGCCGGCGCCGGTGCCGCGGCCGATCTGTTCGAAGACGGCGGGATTGGCCTGGGGCAGGGCGAGGTAGAAGCGGATGATGTCCTCGCGGAATTCCGCAGGGAGGTCGGTGCGCATGGTGATGGGCCCGTTCTGGATGGGGCGCGATTGCCAGATGATCCGCACGTCGGACATGCGGAGCATGCCCTTCTCGACCATGGCGCGCGTGTTGCCGCGGCTGAATCCCTCGTTGATCTCGCCCACGCCGGAGGCCCAGGTCATCGCCGCGTCGTATTGCCGCTGCAGCATCGCGACCACCGCCTGCTCATGCCCGCCGCCGAAGCCGGTGCGGCCGAAGAACTGCCCCGGCTCCACGCCCACGCCGGCGCGCCGCAGCTCGAAGCGCGGGATGAGGTAGCCGGAGGCGGAGTTGGGATCCGCCCAGGCCAGGCTGCGGCCGCGCATCTGCTCGAGATTCGTGATGCCGCTGTCGGCGCGGACCAGCATGACGGAGACATAGCTGGTGGAGCCGTCGATCTGCTCGATGGTGAGGATCGGCTCCACGCCGCCATTCGTGTCGATCCAGGCGGCGGCGTAGATGGAGGGGCCGAGCGCGGCGAACTCGATCTGCCGGGCGGAGAGCGCCTGCATCACGCCCGCATAATCGCTGGCCGGCATGAGGCGGACGGGGACGCGGAAGGTCTCCTCCAGCAGACGGCGCAGGCCGTCGAAGCGGCCGAGGCGATCCGCCTCGTTCTCGCCGCCCATCAGGCCAACCCGGATGGCCGGCACCTGCTCGGCCCAGGCGCGGCGGCCTGGCTCGGGCATGGGGTGCGGACCCTCGGCCGAGCGGCGCGGGCGCCATGCGGGCCCGGGCTGGGCCTGCGCGGCGAGGGGCAGAAGGGCCGCGCCGCCGAGCAGGGCGCGACGATGCAGAGTACCACTGGTCATCACACACTCCATCGCGGAATCCGGCCGCACGGCGGCCGGCGCGCCCAGCGTCTGAGGGCGAGACTTAGGACCTTCTTCTCCGCTCGGCGGCTTCCTCGCGGCGCATGTCCACCAGGAACTGGAACTGCGCATGCGTCACCTCGCGATAGCCCGTGCCGCCGCCGCGCTCGATCTGCTGGTAGATCGTGGGGTGCGTCTTCGGCAGCGCGAGATGGAAGTTCACGATGTCGTCGCGGAAGGCGCGCGGCAGGTTGGTCCGCATGGTGATCGGGCCGTTGATGATGGGCTCGCTCTGCCAGATGATCCGCAGGTCGCGCATGTTCAGCATGCCCTTGTCCACCATCGCGCGCAGGTTGCCGCGGGTGAAGCCTTCATTCACGTCGCCCTGGCCCGAGGCCCAGGTCACGGCAGCGTCATACTGCCGCTGCAGCACGGCGACGACCGCCTGCTCATGCCCACCGCCGAAGCCGGTGCGCGCGAAATACTGCCCGCTCTCCACGCCGATGCCCTGCCGGCGCAGCGCGAAGCGCGGCACCAGGTAGCCCGAGGTGGAATTGGCATCGGCTCAGGCCAGGCTGCGGCCGCGCATCTGCTCGAGGTTGGTGATGCCGCTGTCGGCACGCGTCACCATGACCGCGATGTAGCTGATGGAGCCATCGCGCTCCTCCGCCACCAGCAGGGGCTCGACGCCGCCATTGGTGTCGATCCAGGTGCCGGCATAGACGGAGGGGCCCATGCTCGCGAACTCGATCTGCCCGGCGGAGAAGGCCTGGAGCACGCCGGCGTAGTCGCTGGCGGCGAAGAGGCGGACGGGGAGCTGGAAGGTCTCCTGCAGCAGGTTCTGGTAGGCGCCGAAGCGGCCCATGCGGTCGGCCTCGTTCTCGCCGCCCAGGAGGCCGATGCGGATCTGCGGCACCTGCGCGGCCCAGGCGCGGCGGCCGGGCTCGGGCATGGTCACGTCGGTGTCGAGCGTGCGGCGCATGCGCTGGCCTGCGGAGGCCTCGGGCGCCATGGTCGCGGGGGCGGCGCGCTGCGCGGCGGCCAGCTGCGGCGCGACGCTGGCGCCCAGCGCCAGCGCGCCGAGGTAGCGGCGGTTGATCATCGGTGGATCTCTCCTTGGGTGTGGGTCAGGCCAGCGCCACCTGCGGCACGAAGCCGGGGGCGGGCGTGGCGTTCACGGCGGCGGCGGCCTCGGCCTGGAACTCGGCCTCGGTGATGCCGTAGATCTGCGTGATGCGCGCGGCATCCAGTTCGGCGGGTGCGCCGTCGAAGACGACGCGGCCCTGCTGCATGGCGATAACGCGCGTGCAGTATTCGCGGGCGGTGTCGAGGTGATGCAGGTTCACCATCACCGTCAGCCCGTCGCGCCGGTTCACCTCGGCGAGCGCATCCATCACGGTGCGCGCATTGCGCGGATCCAGGCTTGCGATCGGCTCATCGGCCAGGATCAGGCGCGGCTGCTGCATCAGCGCCCGGCAGATGGCGACGCGCTGCTGCTGCCCGCCCGAGAGCGTGTCGGCGCGTTGCAGCGCGGTGGAGAGCAGGTCGAAGCGTTCGAGCGCGGCCAGCGCCATGGCGCGCTCCTCGGCCGAGAACTGACAGAAAAGCGAGCCCAGCCGCGCCATCACACCGTGGCGGTGGTTCAGCCGCCCGATCAGCACGTTGGTGAGCACGTCGAGGCGTTGCACCAGGTTGAACTGCTGGAAGATCATCGCGCAGCCGGTGCGCCAGTCGCGCAGGGCGCGGCCCTGCAGCGCCGTCACGTCGCGCCCCTCGAAGCGGATGCGGCCCTCGCTGGGCTCGGCCAGGCGGTTGATCAGGCGCAGCAGGGTGGACTTGCCCGCGCCGGAGCGGCCGATCACGCCCACCATCTGGCCCGCGGGCACGGTGAGGCTGACGCCGTCCACCGCCTTCACACGCCCGAAGCGCCGTGTCAGACCCTCGATCTCAAGCATGGCCTCATCCCATCTGCCGGGGCGCGGCTTAGTCGGTCTATGTTGCATCCAGATGACGCCTGGGCAAAGCAAATGTGACGCTCGCCCGAACCAAGAAGAACGGAGGATTTCCCCATGCCATCACGCCGCGCCGTGCTCGCCGCGCCCGCCCTCGTCACCGGCCTTGTCCCCCTCGCCGCCGCCGCGCAGGACGCCTTCCCGAGCCGTGCGCTCGCCGTCGCCTCCGGCTATGCGCCGGGCGGCGTCACGGATGTGACCAGCCGCGCCGTAGCCGAGCGCATGGCGCGCGAGCTGGGCGTGCCGGTGGTGATCGAGAATCGCGTGGGTGCGGCGACCGCGGTCGCCAACACGCATGTCGCGCAGGCGCGGCCCGATGGCTACACGCTGCTGATGGGCACCTCCACCCTCGCCATCAACCCGGCACTTCAGCCCAACCTCACGCCCCGCGAGCCGATGCGCGAACTGGTGCCCGTCGGCATGGTGTTCCGCACCGCCTTCGCGCTGCATGTGAACCCTGCCGTGCCGGCGCGCACGACGGAGGAGTTCATCGCCTATTGCCGTGCCAATCCCGGCCGCGTGAATTTCGGATCGAGCGGTACGGGGGCGGTGAACCACCTGGCCCAGGCGCTGCTGGTGGCGCGCACCGGCATCGACGTGGTGCATGTGCCCTTCCGCGGCGGTGCCCCCGCCCTGCTGGAGCTGCGCGCCGGCCGCATCCAGGCGATGTTCCAGGCCCTGCTGGAGGCCCTGCCCACCATGCGCGAGGGCAGCACGCGCGGCCTCGGCATCTCCTCGCGCGAGCGCAATGCCCTGGTGCCCGACCTGCCGCCGGTGGCCGATGCCGTACCGGGCTTCGAGGCGGTGTTCTGGCAGGCCCTGTTTGCGCCCGCCGGCACGCCGGCGCCGGTGCTGGCGCGGCTCGGCGCCGCTTTGCGCGCGGCCACCGAAGATGCGACCCTGAGGTCCCGCATGGCCGAGCAGGGGGTGGACATCGTCACCGGCGATGCGGCATCCGTGCGCGACCTGCTGGCGCGGGAGACCACCATGTGGGGCGAACTGATCCGCAGCGCCAATATTCGACCGGAGTGATGATGATGCGCGTTCTCCCGCTCGGCCTGCTGCTTCTGCTCGGCGCCTGCGGCTCGGTGGACACCTCGCCCGGTTCGTCCGGCGTGCCGGACATGCCCTTCGGCCCGCCGAGCTTCCAGCGCGGCTACCAGACCACCTCGGGCCAGATCGTGCTGGACCGCGAGCTGACGCCGAACGACCCGCGCCGCTTCGACCTTCCGCCCTCCAACAATCCGCGCCCCTTCGCCCCGCCCCCGGCGGGGGACCCGCGCCGCCTGGGCTGGTAGCCCCGGTCGCACCCGCGCCATGGACGGCGCGGGCCGGCTTGCGCCAGGATGCCTCCCAAGAAACCACCAGGGAGGATCACCATGCTCGGCCTGATGCAGGAGCACCCGCTCCTCGTCTCCTCGATCCTGCGCCATGCGGCGCGGCACCATGCCGGGGCGAAGATCGTCTCGGTGGACCCCGAGGGCGCCGCCACGCGCGGCACCTGGCCGGAGGTGGAGCACGGCGCCAAGCGCCTGGCCCAGGCGCTGGCGCGGCTCG
This region of Sediminicoccus rosea genomic DNA includes:
- a CDS encoding Bug family tripartite tricarboxylate transporter substrate binding protein, giving the protein MPSRRAVLAAPALVTGLVPLAAAAQDAFPSRALAVASGYAPGGVTDVTSRAVAERMARELGVPVVIENRVGAATAVANTHVAQARPDGYTLLMGTSTLAINPALQPNLTPREPMRELVPVGMVFRTAFALHVNPAVPARTTEEFIAYCRANPGRVNFGSSGTGAVNHLAQALLVARTGIDVVHVPFRGGAPALLELRAGRIQAMFQALLEALPTMREGSTRGLGISSRERNALVPDLPPVADAVPGFEAVFWQALFAPAGTPAPVLARLGAALRAATEDATLRSRMAEQGVDIVTGDAASVRDLLARETTMWGELIRSANIRPE
- the phnE gene encoding phosphonate ABC transporter, permease protein PhnE, yielding MSARMPPAEVAAWQARMPRAFGPTPQGRALRWLGGLAFLAWLIGTLWWFDVSPRRMWNGLEGLLVITRLMIPPSPGEQWVEILQGLAESLAMAFLGTFIAALIAVPLGFLGANNVVTNTLFRFSLRRVFDGFRGVDQLIWALAYVRAVGLGPLAGVLAIATADIAVLAKLYAEAIENAEKKQAEGIAAAGGSPTLIMRFGLLPQVAPVMLGHALYFFESNTRSATILGVVGAGGIGLQIAERIRVRHWDEVAFIIILMVLMVAAIDWLSGRLRRRLIGAR
- a CDS encoding OmpA family protein, yielding MIRLLAILMLVSSPALAQLRDFSCVGAEQLQDGALSVDFARGADRLTPEASAALVPLAEEAKTMLDRNICVLGFAASPEGGAQTASRLAARRARAVAQQLSQLGIERDRIRAEARTRGFTTERERRGVDRRAGARVILLPPA
- the phnE gene encoding phosphonate ABC transporter, permease protein PhnE; protein product: MPSPAVAAQEAAFRDLRRQRRQATLLGLLILAACLLLAAWTSEFYPASLAAGVPRIGEYFARITPALEWDKLFAGVDTEGSLAFWFYRLDAWALLLFETAQMAALATLAGAVVALLLAFPAAKNSGAPAWAYQLSRRFLEATRTVPEIVFALIFVWAFGVGALAGILAIALHTAGALGKLFADAMENVEMRPWDGVRAAGGTWSEACRFALLPAALPDLLSYAMLRFEINLRSASVIGFVGAGGIGEELYKVISFNYYEEISAILLLIILSVMVIDMLSERLRRRVIEAVA
- a CDS encoding cupin domain-containing protein; this encodes MTMTLAQLLAPMPVEQFFAEYHDRQPLHLKGDPAKFAAVFSWRQINRLLDMTHAWSSHSLQLVLDGKPIPAEQYCTRATGRDSNTQLMQPVTERVREWVQKGASIVMNDVDSLTPGLASVSHAIESAGLGKAQANVYISWQSHKAFPAHYDTHDVWAVQVEGEKYWNIWEGRAEWPISHPLWRSQDQAHHEQHKGKLRAKILMKPGDLLYLPRGWYHDALAEAPASVHVAYGAHAPNGMDVMNILLERVLYEAVFRQPLPRQDGSAAAKFALTQRAGQLGARVAELAKDPKVMAVLEQYVADFRFHRGGNDLLAWRGMAAPAAGGEDAGDGGAFRVIPGGARPVRRGAEWVLKAAAGTMPLNPAEAEAAQWLLARPDITEAELKRAHPAVEAAALLGRLREAGLLAAT
- the phnC gene encoding phosphonate ABC transporter ATP-binding protein is translated as MLEIEGLTRRFGRVKAVDGVSLTVPAGQMVGVIGRSGAGKSTLLRLINRLAEPSEGRIRFEGRDVTALQGRALRDWRTGCAMIFQQFNLVQRLDVLTNVLIGRLNHRHGVMARLGSLFCQFSAEERAMALAALERFDLLSTALQRADTLSGGQQQRVAICRALMQQPRLILADEPIASLDPRNARTVMDALAEVNRRDGLTVMVNLHHLDTAREYCTRVIAMQQGRVVFDGAPAELDAARITQIYGITEAEFQAEAAAAVNATPAPGFVPQVALA
- the phnD gene encoding phosphate/phosphite/phosphonate ABC transporter substrate-binding protein; amino-acid sequence: MTSGTLHRRALLGGAALLPLAAQAQPGPAWRPRRSAEGPHPMPEPGRRAWAEQVPAIRVGLMGGENEADRLGRFDGLRRLLEETFRVPVRLMPASDYAGVMQALSARQIEFAALGPSIYAAAWIDTNGGVEPILTIEQIDGSTSYVSVMLVRADSGITNLEQMRGRSLAWADPNSASGYLIPRFELRRAGVGVEPGQFFGRTGFGGGHEQAVVAMLQRQYDAAMTWASGVGEINEGFSRGNTRAMVEKGMLRMSDVRIIWQSRPIQNGPITMRTDLPAEFREDIIRFYLALPQANPAVFEQIGRGTGAGFREVRHADYEVFVEMRREEAAARRRRS